Proteins encoded within one genomic window of Prauserella marina:
- a CDS encoding metallophosphoesterase family protein produces the protein MRVHVVSDVHGNAEALARAGDGADALIVLGDLLDFVDYHEHGNGILGTLFGADKVGTFARLRREGTREETVAFSRSLWASLDDPGAAVDEAIRQQYATLFAAMTAPTYATPGNVDAPGLWPEYAGPGIRLLDGDVADIGGLRFGFVGGGLLPDGVVPRRGGFWRPYLREREEFDAAARALSGIDVLCSHIPPALPDLTYDVVARRAEVGSAALVDVITAEQPMWSVFGHVHQPLAARARAGRTECRNVGHFKQTARPYVLRW, from the coding sequence GTGCGGGTTCATGTGGTGTCGGATGTGCATGGGAACGCGGAAGCGCTGGCACGGGCGGGGGACGGGGCCGACGCGCTGATCGTGCTCGGTGATCTTCTCGACTTCGTCGATTACCACGAACACGGCAACGGGATTCTCGGCACGTTGTTCGGCGCGGACAAGGTCGGCACGTTCGCGAGACTGCGCAGAGAGGGCACGCGCGAGGAGACCGTCGCCTTCTCAAGGTCGTTGTGGGCGAGCCTCGACGATCCGGGCGCCGCGGTTGACGAGGCCATCAGGCAGCAGTACGCCACGCTCTTCGCCGCGATGACGGCCCCGACCTACGCGACGCCGGGCAACGTCGACGCGCCCGGCTTGTGGCCGGAGTACGCGGGGCCCGGAATCCGGCTGCTCGACGGCGACGTCGCCGACATCGGAGGTCTGCGGTTCGGGTTCGTCGGTGGTGGGCTGCTGCCCGACGGGGTCGTGCCCCGCAGGGGCGGCTTCTGGCGGCCCTACCTTCGCGAGCGGGAGGAGTTCGACGCCGCGGCTCGCGCGCTGAGCGGCATCGACGTGCTGTGCAGCCACATTCCGCCCGCGCTTCCCGACCTGACCTACGACGTGGTGGCCCGCAGGGCCGAAGTGGGTTCCGCGGCCCTCGTCGACGTGATCACGGCGGAGCAGCCGATGTGGTCGGTGTTCGGCCACGTGCACCAGCCCCTGGCCGCTAGGGCGAGAGCGGGCCGCACCGAGTGCCGTAACGTCGGCCACTTCAAGCAGACGGCTCGCCCCTACGTGCTGCGCTGGTGA
- a CDS encoding SRPBCC family protein, with translation MAEQSTQSIEVDAGPEQIMAVIADLPAYPEWAKAVRETEVLAADESGRAKQVRFTLDSGPVKDVYTLEYDWADDGLSVRWHLVKGQMQKAQNGQYLLEPKGQRTTVTYTLSVELVLPMIGLLRRKAEKMIMDTALKELKRRVEGKD, from the coding sequence ATGGCCGAGCAGTCCACGCAATCCATCGAGGTCGACGCAGGGCCAGAGCAGATCATGGCCGTCATCGCCGACCTGCCAGCCTACCCGGAGTGGGCCAAGGCCGTCCGCGAGACCGAGGTCCTCGCCGCCGACGAGTCCGGCCGCGCGAAGCAGGTGCGGTTCACTCTCGACTCGGGTCCGGTGAAGGACGTCTACACCCTCGAATACGACTGGGCCGACGACGGGCTTTCCGTGCGCTGGCACCTGGTGAAGGGGCAGATGCAGAAGGCCCAGAACGGGCAGTACCTGCTGGAGCCGAAGGGGCAGCGCACCACCGTGACCTACACCCTGTCGGTCGAATTGGTGCTCCCGATGATCGGGCTGCTCCGCCGCAAAGCCGAGAAGATGATCATGGACACCGCGCTCAAGGAACTCAAGCGCCGGGTCGAGGGCAAGGACTGA
- a CDS encoding ArsA family ATPase produces MRVLLFTGKGGVGKTTLAAATAAGLAGRGGKTLVVSTDPAHSLGDAFGTTLGAEPAEVDTCLHGAQIDSRALADDTWHTLRSQLRSALVSTAGIDTLAAEELTVLPGVDELLALTEVRRLAETGVWENVIVDCGPTAETLRLLALPEAVGGFLRRAYGRKSRLSSVARSVERLAAHVESLRGMLTDPQVTAVRLVLTPERVVVAETRRTLTALALRGIRVDGLIANRLMPAPGLWRGSAASWLRTRREQQERVLAELTASGLAEELLSSVEHRAAEPVGLPALLEIARELYGDRSPLLGSGSTETAPLLQVSEVDNGFTLRVAVPLARDSAIDLARVGDDLAITVDGHRRLIALPEALRHCVLADAESDSLGLLLHLEGSR; encoded by the coding sequence GTGCGCGTGCTGCTGTTCACCGGCAAGGGCGGCGTCGGCAAGACGACGCTGGCCGCCGCGACCGCGGCCGGTCTTGCCGGGCGGGGCGGCAAGACGCTGGTGGTCTCCACCGATCCCGCGCACTCGCTCGGCGACGCGTTCGGCACAACGCTCGGCGCTGAACCGGCCGAAGTGGACACTTGCCTGCACGGCGCCCAGATCGATTCGCGCGCGCTCGCCGACGACACCTGGCACACCCTGCGTTCGCAGTTGCGCTCGGCGCTGGTCAGTACGGCGGGCATCGACACCCTCGCGGCCGAGGAACTGACCGTACTTCCCGGCGTCGACGAACTGCTGGCGCTGACCGAGGTGCGCAGGCTCGCCGAGACCGGCGTGTGGGAGAACGTGATCGTCGACTGCGGGCCGACGGCGGAAACGCTGCGGCTGCTCGCGCTTCCCGAGGCCGTCGGGGGTTTCCTTCGCAGGGCCTACGGCCGCAAGAGCCGGTTGTCGAGCGTCGCGAGGTCGGTGGAACGACTCGCCGCGCACGTGGAATCCCTGCGCGGAATGCTCACCGATCCCCAGGTGACCGCGGTCCGGCTGGTACTCACGCCCGAGCGGGTCGTCGTCGCGGAGACGCGGCGGACGCTGACCGCGCTCGCGCTGCGCGGCATCAGGGTCGACGGCCTGATCGCCAACCGGCTGATGCCCGCGCCGGGGTTGTGGCGCGGTTCGGCGGCGTCCTGGCTGCGGACCCGCCGCGAGCAGCAGGAGCGGGTGCTCGCCGAACTCACGGCGTCGGGACTCGCCGAGGAACTGCTCAGTTCCGTCGAGCACAGGGCCGCCGAGCCCGTCGGTCTTCCCGCGCTGCTGGAGATCGCCCGCGAACTGTACGGCGACCGGAGCCCGCTGCTCGGCTCCGGAAGCACGGAAACCGCACCGCTGCTTCAGGTGTCCGAAGTGGACAACGGGTTCACGCTGCGGGTCGCCGTGCCGCTCGCGCGGGATTCCGCGATCGACCTCGCCAGGGTCGGTGACGATCTGGCGATCACGGTCGACGGGCACCGCAGGCTCATCGCATTGCCGGAAGCGTTGCGGCACTGCGTGCTCGCCGACGCCGAGTCCGATTCCCTCGGCCTGCTGCTGCACCTGGAAGGATCTCGATGA
- a CDS encoding ROK family protein, whose translation MLTIGIDVGGTSVRAGVVDERGVLLDSARAATPGGEKALEDAIAGVVERLRRRHDVGAVGLAVAAFVRPDRRSVMFAPHLAWRSAPVADRICSRVGLPVTLEHDANAATVAEHRFGAARGASVVTLVAIGTGIGVGLLLDGTTFRGAHGVAPELGHLCVVPDGRACPCGKRGCWERYCSGTALAATTVELLAGYHGRPTSLAREAAADPGSITGRRVAAAAREGDPVAVRAVAELARWLGQGLALVADVYDPEVIVIGGGVSESAPLFLDEAREHYAAALTGASHRPLARVRTAQLGDETAIVGAATLAREEHGTAR comes from the coding sequence ATGCTGACGATCGGGATCGATGTCGGGGGCACCAGCGTGCGCGCTGGGGTCGTCGACGAGCGGGGCGTGCTGCTCGACTCGGCGAGGGCGGCGACTCCCGGCGGCGAGAAGGCGCTGGAGGACGCGATCGCCGGTGTGGTGGAGCGGCTGCGGCGGCGGCACGACGTCGGCGCGGTCGGGCTCGCCGTGGCCGCGTTCGTGCGCCCCGACCGGCGTTCGGTGATGTTCGCACCGCACCTGGCCTGGCGGTCGGCTCCCGTCGCCGACCGAATCTGCTCGCGCGTGGGGCTGCCCGTGACTCTCGAACACGACGCGAACGCGGCCACCGTCGCCGAACACCGGTTCGGTGCCGCTCGCGGAGCCTCGGTCGTGACGCTGGTGGCCATCGGCACCGGCATCGGCGTGGGACTGCTGCTCGACGGCACGACGTTCCGGGGCGCCCATGGCGTCGCGCCCGAACTCGGTCACCTGTGCGTCGTGCCGGACGGCAGGGCGTGCCCGTGCGGCAAGCGGGGCTGCTGGGAGCGGTATTGCAGCGGTACCGCGCTGGCCGCCACCACGGTGGAACTGCTCGCCGGGTATCACGGCAGGCCGACCTCGCTGGCGAGGGAGGCCGCCGCCGATCCCGGTTCGATCACGGGGCGGCGCGTCGCGGCCGCCGCCCGCGAAGGCGATCCGGTGGCGGTGCGCGCGGTCGCGGAGCTGGCGAGGTGGCTTGGTCAGGGGTTGGCGCTGGTCGCCGACGTCTACGACCCCGAGGTGATCGTGATCGGTGGCGGGGTGTCCGAGTCGGCTCCGCTGTTTCTCGACGAGGCGCGCGAGCATTACGCCGCCGCGCTCACCGGCGCCTCGCACCGGCCGCTCGCCCGCGTCCGCACCGCCCAGCTCGGCGACGAGACCGCCATCGTCGGCGCGGCGACCCTGGCGAGGGAAGAACACGGCACGGCGCGTTGA
- a CDS encoding NUDIX domain-containing protein codes for MLLGDGDGFIHCDCGERHWGLHGAAGLLLSTEDRGVLLQHRAGWTHHGETWALPGGAVRSDETPAAAAIRETWEETAVPPEAVALRASLVHEHGSWRYTTVLATLTTNVEPHSANDESLAVDWVEPSEVEDYPLHRDFAASWPALRDQLGRQLVLVVDAANVVGSRPDGWWRDRAGAALRLRDRLSLLGPAGIPAADAGLNGLVGWRWWPRVLLVVEGKASATPAAPGVEVITARADGDTAIVETAEAARNERPRDHVVVVTADRELKERVRAVGAVVAGPSALLTALDALEPAGGA; via the coding sequence ATGCTGCTCGGTGACGGCGATGGGTTCATCCATTGTGACTGCGGAGAGCGGCACTGGGGTTTGCACGGTGCCGCCGGGTTGTTGCTCAGCACCGAGGACAGGGGCGTGCTCTTGCAGCACAGAGCGGGCTGGACCCACCACGGTGAGACGTGGGCGCTGCCGGGTGGCGCGGTGCGGTCCGACGAGACCCCCGCCGCGGCGGCCATCAGGGAGACCTGGGAGGAAACCGCGGTACCACCGGAGGCGGTCGCGCTGCGCGCTTCCCTCGTGCACGAACACGGCAGCTGGCGCTACACCACGGTGCTGGCCACCTTGACCACGAACGTGGAACCGCACAGTGCCAACGACGAAAGCCTCGCCGTCGACTGGGTCGAGCCCTCCGAGGTCGAGGACTACCCGCTGCACCGGGATTTCGCCGCGAGCTGGCCAGCGCTGCGCGACCAGCTCGGCAGGCAGCTCGTCCTGGTCGTCGACGCGGCGAACGTGGTCGGCTCGCGGCCGGACGGCTGGTGGCGCGATCGGGCCGGTGCGGCGCTCCGGCTGCGCGACCGGCTCTCGCTGCTGGGCCCGGCGGGGATACCGGCCGCTGACGCGGGACTGAACGGGCTCGTCGGCTGGCGGTGGTGGCCGAGGGTGCTGCTGGTCGTCGAGGGCAAGGCGAGCGCGACGCCCGCGGCGCCCGGCGTCGAGGTGATCACGGCGCGAGCCGACGGCGACACCGCGATCGTCGAAACGGCGGAGGCGGCGAGGAACGAAAGGCCACGCGATCACGTCGTCGTGGTGACCGCCGACAGGGAACTCAAGGAACGAGTGAGAGCCGTCGGTGCCGTCGTGGCCGGGCCTTCGGCGCTGCTGACCGCGCTCGACGCGCTGGAACCGGCCGGAGGGGCTTGA
- a CDS encoding alpha/beta hydrolase has product MPVLAGAEPFTHSGSTEVGVLLCHGFTGTPASMRPWGEHLAAEGFTVRCPRLPGHGTTWREMNRTTWTDWYDCVDAGFAALRGECESAFVFGLSMGGTLALRLAQRHGADVSGLVLVNPSVTTLRKDAKLLPVLSKVIPSVKGVAGDVAKPGVTEIAYDRTPVRAAASLSVLWRLVRAELPAVTQPLLLLRSVVDHIVEPVNGRIIMDRVGSANRTEVLLRDSFHVATIDNDAPEIFERSVEFVRSVRQVGAR; this is encoded by the coding sequence ATGCCAGTGCTCGCCGGCGCTGAGCCGTTCACACACTCCGGTTCCACCGAGGTCGGAGTGCTGCTGTGTCACGGGTTCACCGGAACACCGGCGAGTATGCGGCCGTGGGGTGAGCATCTCGCCGCCGAGGGATTCACGGTGCGCTGCCCCCGCCTTCCCGGGCACGGTACGACGTGGCGGGAGATGAACCGCACCACCTGGACCGACTGGTACGACTGCGTCGACGCGGGGTTCGCGGCGTTGCGCGGCGAATGCGAGTCGGCGTTCGTTTTCGGCCTCTCGATGGGCGGGACGCTGGCCTTGCGGCTCGCGCAACGACACGGCGCGGACGTCTCGGGGCTGGTTCTGGTCAATCCCTCGGTCACGACGCTGCGCAAGGACGCGAAGCTGCTTCCCGTGCTGTCCAAGGTCATCCCTTCGGTGAAAGGTGTCGCGGGCGACGTCGCCAAACCGGGCGTCACCGAGATCGCCTACGACCGCACTCCGGTACGCGCCGCGGCCAGCCTTTCGGTCCTCTGGCGCCTCGTCAGGGCGGAATTGCCTGCCGTGACGCAGCCGCTGCTGTTGCTGCGCTCGGTCGTCGACCACATCGTGGAGCCCGTCAACGGCCGCATCATCATGGATCGCGTCGGCAGCGCCAACCGGACGGAGGTTCTGCTGCGCGACAGCTTCCACGTGGCGACAATTGACAACGACGCCCCGGAGATTTTCGAACGAAGTGTTGAGTTCGTGCGTTCGGTCAGGCAGGTTGGTGCGCGGTGA
- a CDS encoding lysophospholipid acyltransferase family protein — MLYRLMKYVLLGPLLRLLWPAKVTGRENIPETGGAILAGNHLAVADSFFMPLRVPRKVTFPAKQEYFTEKGPKGLLKKWFFTGVGQFPIDRSSGSAAQAALDTAIRLVRSGHLLGIYPEGTRSPDGRLYKGKTGVARIALESRAPVIPVVMVGTDKVNPIGSKMWRPRKLEIRFGRPLDFSRYEGLAGDRFIERSITDEIMYALMELSGQEYVDIYAAKAKELIAADEAGVRPAVPLQPEGREPARLPESKAG; from the coding sequence GTGCTGTATCGCCTCATGAAGTACGTGCTGCTCGGTCCGCTGTTGCGGCTGTTGTGGCCTGCCAAGGTCACGGGCAGGGAGAACATCCCCGAAACGGGAGGGGCGATCCTCGCAGGCAACCATCTCGCCGTCGCCGATTCCTTTTTCATGCCGCTGCGGGTTCCGCGCAAGGTGACCTTTCCGGCGAAGCAGGAGTACTTCACCGAGAAGGGGCCGAAGGGCCTGTTGAAAAAGTGGTTCTTCACCGGAGTCGGGCAGTTCCCGATCGACCGGTCGAGCGGTTCGGCCGCGCAGGCCGCGCTCGACACGGCCATCCGGCTGGTGCGAAGCGGGCACCTGCTCGGCATCTACCCCGAGGGCACCCGTTCGCCCGACGGCAGGTTGTACAAGGGCAAGACCGGGGTCGCCAGGATCGCGCTTGAGTCGAGGGCACCGGTGATTCCGGTGGTGATGGTCGGCACCGACAAGGTCAATCCCATCGGCTCCAAGATGTGGCGGCCCCGCAAGCTGGAGATCAGGTTCGGCCGCCCGCTCGACTTTTCCCGGTACGAGGGACTGGCAGGCGACCGGTTCATCGAGCGCTCCATCACCGACGAGATCATGTACGCGCTCATGGAGCTGTCCGGCCAGGAGTACGTCGACATCTACGCCGCGAAGGCGAAGGAACTGATCGCGGCCGACGAGGCGGGCGTCCGTCCGGCCGTGCCGTTGCAGCCCGAGGGCCGCGAACCGGCCCGGCTCCCGGAGAGCAAGGCAGGCTGA
- a CDS encoding polyadenylate-specific 3'-exoribonuclease AS — protein sequence MRFFYDTEFIEDGVTIDLVSIGVVDARGREFYAVSTQFDPAKAGHWVRENVLDKLPSPADKAWRSRERIRADLLDFFGTPGGGIELWAWYAAYDHVALAQLWGPMPSLPRQLPRFTRDLRQRWEDVGKPRLPAPPTDAHDALADARHNLQRWQVIEETRKRKGFPAA from the coding sequence GTGCGCTTTTTCTACGACACCGAGTTCATCGAGGACGGCGTGACGATCGACCTTGTGTCGATCGGTGTCGTCGACGCGCGCGGCAGGGAGTTCTACGCGGTGTCGACCCAGTTCGACCCCGCGAAGGCCGGCCATTGGGTCAGGGAGAACGTGCTGGACAAGCTCCCCTCACCCGCCGACAAGGCCTGGCGCAGCAGGGAACGCATCCGCGCCGACCTGCTCGACTTCTTCGGAACGCCGGGCGGCGGCATCGAGCTGTGGGCCTGGTACGCCGCCTACGACCACGTGGCACTCGCCCAGCTCTGGGGGCCGATGCCCTCGTTGCCGCGCCAGCTTCCCCGGTTCACTCGTGATCTTCGCCAGCGCTGGGAGGACGTCGGCAAGCCGAGGCTGCCCGCACCGCCGACGGACGCGCATGACGCGCTCGCCGACGCGCGGCACAACCTCCAGCGATGGCAGGTCATCGAGGAAACCCGCAAACGCAAGGGTTTTCCCGCCGCCTGA
- a CDS encoding 3-deoxy-7-phosphoheptulonate synthase — protein sequence MTLTAGLADVSDPVRELDNQRTVDISPLLSPALLREEHPMTAAVAKTVATGRASTVDILDGRDDRLLVVVGPCSVHDPAAALDYAHRLAEHTAPLGDALHVVMRVYFEKPRTTLGWKGLINDPDLDGSFAVNKGLRQARQLLLDISALGLPVGCEFLDPITPQFIADTVSWGSIGARTAASQVHRQLCSALSMPVGIKNSTEGDVQVAVDATRAASAGHVFPGINADGLAALITTAGNPHCHVILRGSAAGPNHDSATVADTLGKLRAAGLPERVIIDASHGNSGKDHVRQGEVVRELARRTGSGEQGITGVMIESFLAEGRQELTLGEASELTYGQSITDACLGWESTAELLDELAAGVRTRRNQAGR from the coding sequence ATGACGCTCACCGCAGGACTCGCGGACGTCAGTGATCCCGTGAGGGAACTCGACAATCAGCGCACCGTCGACATCAGCCCGCTGCTGTCGCCCGCCCTGCTGCGCGAGGAACACCCCATGACCGCCGCCGTCGCCAAGACCGTCGCGACGGGAAGGGCGAGCACCGTCGACATTCTCGACGGCCGGGACGACCGGCTCCTCGTCGTCGTCGGCCCGTGCTCGGTGCACGATCCCGCCGCGGCGCTCGACTACGCGCACCGGCTCGCCGAGCACACCGCGCCACTGGGCGACGCGCTGCACGTCGTGATGCGGGTGTACTTCGAGAAGCCACGCACGACGCTTGGCTGGAAGGGCCTCATCAACGACCCGGACCTCGACGGGAGCTTCGCCGTCAACAAGGGCCTGCGGCAGGCGAGGCAGCTGCTGCTCGACATCTCCGCGCTGGGGCTTCCCGTCGGCTGCGAGTTCCTCGACCCGATCACTCCACAGTTCATCGCCGACACGGTGAGCTGGGGTTCGATCGGCGCGAGGACTGCGGCCAGCCAGGTCCACCGCCAGCTGTGCAGCGCGCTGTCGATGCCGGTGGGGATCAAGAACTCCACCGAGGGTGACGTGCAGGTGGCCGTCGACGCGACGAGGGCGGCATCGGCCGGTCACGTCTTCCCCGGCATCAACGCCGACGGCCTCGCGGCACTGATCACCACGGCCGGAAACCCGCACTGTCACGTGATCCTGAGGGGCAGCGCGGCCGGGCCCAACCACGACAGCGCGACGGTGGCGGACACGCTCGGCAAACTGCGGGCCGCCGGCCTGCCTGAGCGGGTGATCATCGACGCGAGCCACGGCAACAGCGGCAAGGACCACGTGCGGCAGGGCGAGGTCGTGCGGGAACTCGCGCGGCGCACCGGATCCGGCGAACAGGGCATCACCGGCGTGATGATCGAAAGCTTCCTCGCCGAGGGCAGGCAGGAGCTGACGCTGGGCGAGGCGAGCGAGCTGACCTACGGCCAGAGCATCACCGACGCCTGCCTCGGCTGGGAGAGCACGGCCGAACTGCTCGACGAGCTCGCCGCCGGGGTCAGGACCAGGAGGAACCAGGCGGGGCGGTAG
- a CDS encoding 6-phosphofructokinase, which yields MRVGVLTGGGDCPGLNAVIRAVVLKGSEAHGWEFVGFRNGWRGPLTGETKPLGRDDVEGILTRGGTILGSSRTNPYKEDNGVERIRAVLAEQGVDALIAIGGEDTLGVAKRLTDDGINVVGVPKTIDNDLAATDYTFGFDTAVQIATDAIDRLHTTAESHHRALVVEVMGRHAGWIALHSGLAGGASVILVPERPFSVDQVVEWVERRFEREYAPIIVVAEGALPEGGAEMLQSGEKDAFGHVRLGGVGTWLAEEIATRTGKESRAVVLGHVQRGGTPTAYDRVLATRFGLHAVDAVADGDFGVMTALRGTDIVRVKLAEATAELKTVPAERYAEAEAFFG from the coding sequence ATGCGAGTCGGTGTGCTGACCGGTGGCGGCGACTGCCCCGGACTCAACGCCGTGATCAGGGCGGTCGTGCTCAAGGGCAGCGAGGCGCACGGCTGGGAGTTCGTGGGCTTCCGCAACGGCTGGCGGGGTCCGCTGACCGGCGAGACCAAGCCGCTCGGCAGGGACGACGTCGAGGGCATTCTCACGCGCGGTGGCACGATCCTCGGTTCCTCAAGGACCAATCCCTACAAGGAGGACAACGGGGTCGAGCGCATCAGGGCCGTGCTCGCCGAGCAGGGGGTCGACGCGCTCATCGCGATCGGCGGCGAGGACACCCTCGGTGTCGCCAAGCGGCTCACCGACGACGGCATCAACGTGGTCGGCGTGCCCAAGACGATCGACAACGACCTCGCGGCCACGGACTACACGTTCGGTTTCGACACGGCGGTGCAGATCGCCACGGATGCCATCGACCGGCTGCACACCACGGCCGAATCGCATCACAGGGCGCTCGTCGTCGAGGTGATGGGACGGCACGCGGGCTGGATCGCGCTGCACTCCGGCCTCGCGGGCGGCGCGAGCGTGATTCTCGTGCCGGAGCGCCCGTTCTCCGTCGACCAGGTCGTGGAGTGGGTGGAGCGCAGGTTCGAGCGCGAGTACGCGCCGATCATCGTCGTCGCGGAGGGCGCATTGCCTGAGGGCGGCGCCGAGATGTTGCAGAGCGGCGAGAAGGACGCGTTCGGCCACGTGCGGCTCGGCGGCGTCGGCACCTGGCTCGCCGAGGAGATCGCCACCCGCACCGGCAAGGAGTCACGGGCGGTCGTACTCGGCCACGTGCAGCGCGGCGGTACGCCGACGGCCTACGACAGGGTGCTCGCGACCAGGTTCGGCCTGCACGCCGTCGACGCGGTCGCCGACGGCGACTTCGGCGTCATGACCGCACTGCGCGGCACCGACATCGTGCGGGTGAAGCTGGCCGAGGCCACGGCGGAGCTGAAGACCGTGCCGGCCGAGCGCTACGCGGAGGCCGAGGCTTTCTTCGGCTGA
- a CDS encoding TetR/AcrR family transcriptional regulator produces MPAGTRDALVEAAARLLDEGGVAAVTLREVGHLAGVSHNAPYKHFADKRALLAAIAARELTEVGAALAGGTLGGRPATESLRAALHTYITWALRHPARFKLVFGTWEGASSAELGAAAATTQRVFADLVASAQHEGGLPHGDPVRLGSLLRALVHGAVDLALAGHLAENGKGAARPDQLVDDLLGYLATHGEGWPRPRG; encoded by the coding sequence ATGCCAGCGGGGACCAGGGACGCTCTCGTCGAGGCCGCGGCCCGGTTGCTCGACGAGGGCGGTGTCGCGGCGGTGACGTTGCGCGAGGTCGGCCACCTGGCCGGTGTCTCGCACAACGCGCCCTACAAGCACTTCGCCGACAAGAGGGCGCTGCTGGCCGCCATCGCGGCGCGGGAACTCACGGAGGTGGGCGCCGCGCTGGCAGGCGGAACCCTCGGCGGGCGGCCGGCCACGGAAAGCCTCAGGGCGGCCCTGCACACCTACATCACCTGGGCGCTGCGTCACCCGGCCAGATTCAAGCTCGTCTTCGGCACCTGGGAGGGCGCGAGCTCGGCCGAACTCGGTGCCGCCGCGGCCACGACGCAGCGGGTGTTCGCCGATCTCGTCGCCTCCGCGCAACACGAGGGCGGCCTCCCGCACGGCGACCCGGTGCGGCTCGGCTCGCTGCTGAGGGCGCTCGTCCACGGCGCGGTGGATCTCGCGCTCGCCGGTCACCTCGCTGAGAACGGCAAGGGCGCCGCCCGCCCTGATCAGCTCGTCGACGATCTGCTCGGCTACCTCGCCACCCACGGCGAAGGGTGGCCCAGGCCGCGCGGGTAG
- a CDS encoding DUF2461 domain-containing protein produces the protein MVFSGFGEYAVDFYDGLVVDNSKTYWDANVDTYRRDVRAPMEALLAELEPEFGKDFGSAKVFRPYRDVRFAKDKTPYKTHCGGVIEQGRGGGAYYVEVGPDGVRVGGGCFHLASDQLARFRDAVASDVHGPALDRLVASLRRKGWEIKGDRLKTKPRGFAEDHPRLDLLRHRSLYAVRAWEPDDVLHERACFDRVRAAWRQVRPFNEWARDHVGASELPRR, from the coding sequence GTGGTGTTCAGCGGTTTCGGGGAGTACGCCGTCGACTTCTACGACGGGCTCGTCGTCGACAACAGCAAGACCTACTGGGACGCCAACGTCGACACCTACCGCCGCGACGTGCGCGCGCCGATGGAAGCGCTGCTTGCCGAGCTGGAACCGGAGTTCGGCAAGGACTTCGGCTCGGCCAAGGTGTTCCGGCCCTACCGGGACGTGCGCTTCGCCAAGGACAAGACCCCTTACAAGACGCACTGTGGCGGCGTCATCGAGCAGGGGAGAGGCGGCGGCGCCTACTACGTCGAGGTCGGTCCCGACGGGGTCAGGGTCGGCGGTGGTTGTTTTCACCTCGCGAGCGATCAGCTCGCGAGGTTCAGGGACGCCGTCGCGAGTGACGTCCACGGTCCCGCGCTCGACCGCCTCGTGGCTTCGCTTCGCCGGAAGGGCTGGGAGATCAAGGGGGACCGGCTGAAGACGAAGCCGCGAGGCTTCGCCGAGGACCACCCCAGGCTCGACCTGCTCCGGCATCGATCGCTGTACGCCGTGCGGGCGTGGGAACCGGACGACGTGCTGCACGAGCGGGCCTGCTTCGACCGGGTCCGCGCGGCGTGGCGGCAGGTGCGGCCGTTCAACGAGTGGGCGAGGGACCACGTCGGCGCCAGTGAGCTGCCACGCCGCTGA